The following is a genomic window from Methanobrevibacter sp..
TTGTGCATCACCTGAATGTTCAGGTGCGTACATGTCGATTGCAGTGGAAAGACCTCCCATAACTCCAAGAATTAAAATTACACCAATAATTGCTGTACCCATTGATTCACCTAATGTCTGGGTGGTTGTAAGAACACCAGATGCGTTGTTTTCATTTTCTTTAGGAATATTGGCTAATGAAATATCTGTACTTAAAGACATTACGAAACCAAGTCCAGCACCCAATACAAACAAGCCAGGCATTAAATCATACATTGATGTGTCCAATCTGAATTGATAGCTTAAAATCACACATCCAATGATTGCGATTAAAGATCCTAATGCTATTAAGTTCTTATGACCAACTTTAGTGGATAAACTTGGAGCTGCTATTGCAAATATAAGCAGACCTATAGTCATCGGTAGTGTGGTCAAACCTGTATTTAATGCGTTTAATTGCATTACACTTTGCAGGAACAAGGAAACAGCAAACAATGCTCCTCCCATTGCAAGACAACCAATTAATCTAATGATTGCTCCTACACGTAAATTTCTGTCTTTGAATAATCCCATATCAAGTAATGGTACTTTACCATTGCTTTTTCTTCTGCTTTCAAACCATGCAAATGCTGCTAAGATAATTAAACCTGCAACGATTACCATTATACTGGTTGAGGTATCTTTTGTTAGCATTAAAATACCCCATACGAACAATACAAGTCCTATTAATGAAATTATAGCACCAGTAATATCCAAATCGCTTCTGGATTCGGTAGGTTCGAAATTAGGTATTTTACTTTGCATTATTAAAATAAATATAACGAATATTAATTCAACTGCGAATCCCCATCTCCAACTGAAAAATGTTGTCATAATCCCTCCGAAGAGTGGACCGACAGCAGCGGAAATGGAAACCATTACACTTTCAATTGCCAAAGCAAATGTACGTTGTTCACCCTGATATATTCCACTAATAAGGGAAACAGTAGCAGGTGTCATTAATGCTCCTGCAATACCTTCAATTAATGCCCATCCAATAAATAAGACTCCTGTACTCCAACTTATTGCTGCAGTAAATGTACCGACACCATATAATATAGTACCGATTATGAACAGTTTCTTTTTACCGACTATGTCCTGAAGTTTTGTACTCAGGAGCATAAACGCAGCAGTAATCAGAGTATAAAAGGACATGATCAATTGAATGGTACTAACATCAGTATGCAGGTCAACTACAACCTTAGAAATACTAACATTCATGAATGTAGCATCCAATGTTATAATAAATGAAGCACAAGCCACTAATACTAATGGAATCCATGAGTGTTGCTTAATAGTTTCATTCATTTTCCTTAAAATCCTCCATATAAATATAAAATTTTTAAGAAAATATTAACAAATAATGTTGATTTAGATGTCTAATATTTTTCTTGTTAATATTTTTCCTTTTATTGTTTTATAAAGTTTTTTGTTGTTTAATGAACAAAAACTGTAAAGTTATTTTTAATTTTTCAATATATCAGAACGTTTGTTCACTATATTAATTTTCAGACCAACAGAACGTTTGTTCTCTATATGATTTAATAACTATAAAATATAAATTATTCAATGTATGAATACAAAAAAGTTAATTTTAGAAAATACTTTAAAATTAATGATTGAAAAGCAAAATTCCATCGTTTCAGTTAGAGAAATAAGTGTCGCTACTGGAATTACTATCGGTGGAATTTATCACTATTTTTCAAATAAAGAAGAGATATATGATGAAATTACTAAAAGATACTTTATAAATTATATCAAATTCGACATGGACAAACTCCGAGAGATAAAGGGTAATTCAAAGGAGAAAATCCATGATGCTATGGCTGAAATGTTTAAACAAAAGCAAAATGGAATAGAAATTGAAACTATTGATGATGTGGATTACAGGATTATAGGGGATGTTTTAACTTCAAAGGGTTTCACTTATGAAAATTCTCAAGAGATCTGCAAAGATGTCATAAAAGAGTTGAAAGAATTCTTCACTGAGCTTATTGATGAAGGTCAAGAAAATAGACAAATCCGGCAAGACCTCCCAACAGAAGACATTGTAAAGTCCTTAATCAACATGTACCTGGGAATTCAATATCAATGGGATATATATTGGATTGATGATATGATTTCAGCCTTTGAAGACAATTTTGATTTAGAATGGGAAAAGATAAGATTCAGAGAATAATTAATAATAAAAAACATGTTGTGGTTAGATGAACACTAAAGAATTGATTCTCGAAAAAACGTTGAAATTAATATTGGAGAAAGGTGCAATTGATATTTCAATCAGTGAAATTCGAAATGCTACAAAATTGACAACCGGCGGTATATATTATCATTTTTCAGATAAAACTGATCTATTTGAAGCAATTCTGCAAAAGTATATGGTGGATTATATTAAAATTGATTTTGATGAAATCATCCTTGAAGGTTCCTCAAAGAACAGAATCCATGATACATTGCTTTATATTTTACATCACTTCATAGAGGGTGTGGAAATTGAAAGTATTAATGAAAAAATCAATTATCGGGATGTAATAATTCTTTTAACTGCAGCAGGCTATGCTGAAGATGATGTTAACGGCATAGTTTCACAAACCGGAAACGATATTAGAATATTTTTAACAGATCTTGTTGAAGATGGCAAAAGGAAACATGAAATCAGGCAAGACTTCTCAACTGAAAACATTGTCGAATCATTGGTTATATTGTTTATGGGAATTCAATATGAATGGTTACTTTTTGCAAATGATAATACTGATTTCATTTTTGAGAAAAACTTTGATATGACTTGGCAGGTAATCGAATACCAAAATCAGTAATCTCTGACAATTAAAAAATGTTGTGAATTATTTTAAAAAAAGTAGTCTAAAGGGAATTAAATCCCTTATTGACATTATTTTACTTTGATTTTGAAGGTAATTTTTTTAAAGGCAGATGCTTTGTAGTTTCCATTACCTTTTGCTTTGATTTTTATTTTAACTTTGTATGTTCCTTTTTTAAGTCCTTTTTTTATTGTGATTTTTCCGGTTTTTTTGTTTATGGTGATTTTCTTGTTTCCTTTGATTTTTTTATAGGTTAAGGTGCCCTGGCCCTTTTTGGTGAACTTGACCACTTTAGTCACTTTAAGTTTTAGAGTTTTCTTTTTAAGTTTAGAAAATTTGACTTTAATGGCTTTGGCTTTGATTTTTAAAGGATTTGCAGCCTTGTTAACAGTTACCTTAATAGCATTAGATGATTTTAGATAAAAATCATTGCCGTTGAATGTTATTTTAGCAGTATATGTTTTGGCAGCCAATGGTTTTGTTGGTATTCTGATTTGACCGTTTTTATCTGTGATGTATGTTTTAACACTGCCCAAGTCAACAGTTATTCCCTCACTGCTTAACGGGTTACCGTAAACATCATTTAATGTGATTATCAGATACTTGTTAACATTATAAGTAGTAGTTACCGGATTAGTGAATAATTTTGTTTCAATCTTATTGAGAGTTATAGTTGCATTGCTGATTGTTACATTATCCAATCCCTCAAATGATGCATTGACTTCAAATTCACCACAATTATCAAATGTATGTAAAACCCACCATGTTCCATTGCCTGCATAATTTGCAACAAGAGGGGCACTGTTTGTGATAATGAATAATAATTTGCCATTTATGACTTCATTTGGAATGTTGGATTTTGCAGTGATGTTCACTGCTCTGCTGTCGGTTGTCTGGGATATGATATTCACATTGAATTTAGTGTTGTTTGAGATTGTTTTTACCGCTTCAATGTAGTAAGAATCTGCATCATGGCGAACGCCAATGAAATAATTGTCACCAACACTTATGTTCAGAATGGTCATACCGTTCTTATCAGTGACTTTAACATCACTTAAAACAATTTCATCATTAACAACTACATTGACAGTGATATTTTGGCCAGCTTCCTTAAAGGATCTGGATGGAGTTGCAGGTAAACTGCCTGTGTTTGTGATTCCATTTGCACTCCAATAGGTCACATTAGTGAATATAACTTCAGCATTATTTCTGGAATAGATTGCATTTAAAAGGTTATCTTTGCCTGTGAAAGTAATTGTAATGTTGTTTTCATTTATTATTACTTCCAAATCTTCTGAGTTTGCTCTATTATTTAAGAAAGTAGAATTGTAAATAGCTTTAATGGCTGAAGTACCAAAGAAGTAAATTGCAGAACCTGAAGTTGCATTATTGCCGGTAAAATTACAATTTGCTACAGTGCCTGCAGTTTCAAAGTAAATTGCACCACCAAGGTTTGTTGCAGAGTTATCAGTGAAATTACAATTTGCTACATTTCCTCGATTATAGAAGTAAACCGCACCTCCTTTACAAGTGGAATGGGTTGCTTTGTTATTGGTAAAATTACAATTTGTCACATTGCCTGCACGATCAAAGTAAATCGCACCTCCTCTTAAACCTGCAGTGTTACTATTGAAATTGCAATTTTCAACACTGCCTGAATACATGTTGATTGCACCACCATTACCATTAGAATCATTCGCCGTGTTATTGGTAAAATTACAATTTATTGCAGTACTGGGACTGGTAGTTGAGGAGAAATAAATGGCACCGCCCTTTAAACGACCGGAATTGCTATTAAAATTACAGTTTTCAACTTTTCCTGAATACTTAGTGCTACTAAAGAAAATGGCTCCTCCACCGTATGTTGCAGAGTTATTGGTAAAATTACAATTTGTCACATTACCGGAGTCCATCCTTATGGCACCACCTCTACTTGTGGCTCCTATTACTCGGTTACCTGTAAAAGTACAGTTTTCAACAGTTCCATTAGTGTTAAAGTAAACTGCACCTCCATAACCTCTGGCACTGGTTACCTTATTATCAATAAAAGTGCAGTTTGACAGATTACCTTTATTTTCAAAGTAAATTGCACCACCATACATGTTCGCAGAGTTATTAATGAAGTTACACTTTTCAATCCTGCCAGAACTCATTGTGATAGCACCACCATACCTATTATCGCCATTCACCATGTTATCTGTAAAATTACAATCGGTCACAGTACCAGACTTTTCAAAGTGAACCGCACCGCCTTGATTTGTTGTGTTACCATTTATGAAATGTATATTTTTCAGTATTACATTTTCTGCTGTTATTTTGAATATTCTTGATTTTCCCTGTGCATCGATTTTATGGCCTTGCCCATCAATTGTCAGGGTTTTGTCAATAAGGATTCCATCTGTAGCAAAACCGTCATCATATTCATAATTTTTAGTTAATGTTAATGTTGAACCGGATGCTGATTGAGTAATATTAGCCTGCAGTTCGGTGAAGGTTCCACCATTTCCTTCGTTTATATGTTCATCATTTCCTAAAACATTACTGTCATTAGATACAGAAAGGGTATCTGAACTTGAATCTAATGCAAGTTTTTCATTAACTATGTCAGTTGATTCATCAATAGATGCAATATCTGCATCATTTGCATCAACTGCGCTTGCTGAAGTGATGAATACAATCAAGAATGCTGATAAAACAACCAGTAA
Proteins encoded in this region:
- a CDS encoding TetR/AcrR family transcriptional regulator gives rise to the protein MNTKKLILENTLKLMIEKQNSIVSVREISVATGITIGGIYHYFSNKEEIYDEITKRYFINYIKFDMDKLREIKGNSKEKIHDAMAEMFKQKQNGIEIETIDDVDYRIIGDVLTSKGFTYENSQEICKDVIKELKEFFTELIDEGQENRQIRQDLPTEDIVKSLINMYLGIQYQWDIYWIDDMISAFEDNFDLEWEKIRFRE
- a CDS encoding TetR/AcrR family transcriptional regulator; amino-acid sequence: MNTKELILEKTLKLILEKGAIDISISEIRNATKLTTGGIYYHFSDKTDLFEAILQKYMVDYIKIDFDEIILEGSSKNRIHDTLLYILHHFIEGVEIESINEKINYRDVIILLTAAGYAEDDVNGIVSQTGNDIRIFLTDLVEDGKRKHEIRQDFSTENIVESLVILFMGIQYEWLLFANDNTDFIFEKNFDMTWQVIEYQNQ
- a CDS encoding right-handed parallel beta-helix repeat-containing protein; its protein translation is MKSKKHLLVVLSAFLIVFITSASAVDANDADIASIDESTDIVNEKLALDSSSDTLSVSNDSNVLGNDEHINEGNGGTFTELQANITQSASGSTLTLTKNYEYDDGFATDGILIDKTLTIDGQGHKIDAQGKSRIFKITAENVILKNIHFINGNTTNQGGAVHFEKSGTVTDCNFTDNMVNGDNRYGGAITMSSGRIEKCNFINNSANMYGGAIYFENKGNLSNCTFIDNKVTSARGYGGAVYFNTNGTVENCTFTGNRVIGATSRGGAIRMDSGNVTNCNFTNNSATYGGGAIFFSSTKYSGKVENCNFNSNSGRLKGGAIYFSSTTSPSTAINCNFTNNTANDSNGNGGAINMYSGSVENCNFNSNTAGLRGGAIYFDRAGNVTNCNFTNNKATHSTCKGGAVYFYNRGNVANCNFTDNSATNLGGAIYFETAGTVANCNFTGNNATSGSAIYFFGTSAIKAIYNSTFLNNRANSEDLEVIINENNITITFTGKDNLLNAIYSRNNAEVIFTNVTYWSANGITNTGSLPATPSRSFKEAGQNITVNVVVNDEIVLSDVKVTDKNGMTILNISVGDNYFIGVRHDADSYYIEAVKTISNNTKFNVNIISQTTDSRAVNITAKSNIPNEVINGKLLFIITNSAPLVANYAGNGTWWVLHTFDNCGEFEVNASFEGLDNVTISNATITLNKIETKLFTNPVTTTYNVNKYLIITLNDVYGNPLSSEGITVDLGSVKTYITDKNGQIRIPTKPLAAKTYTAKITFNGNDFYLKSSNAIKVTVNKAANPLKIKAKAIKVKFSKLKKKTLKLKVTKVVKFTKKGQGTLTYKKIKGNKKITINKKTGKITIKKGLKKGTYKVKIKIKAKGNGNYKASAFKKITFKIKVK
- a CDS encoding MFS transporter, which gives rise to MNVSISKVVVDLHTDVSTIQLIMSFYTLITAAFMLLSTKLQDIVGKKKLFIIGTILYGVGTFTAAISWSTGVLFIGWALIEGIAGALMTPATVSLISGIYQGEQRTFALAIESVMVSISAAVGPLFGGIMTTFFSWRWGFAVELIFVIFILIMQSKIPNFEPTESRSDLDITGAIISLIGLVLFVWGILMLTKDTSTSIMVIVAGLIILAAFAWFESRRKSNGKVPLLDMGLFKDRNLRVGAIIRLIGCLAMGGALFAVSLFLQSVMQLNALNTGLTTLPMTIGLLIFAIAAPSLSTKVGHKNLIALGSLIAIIGCVILSYQFRLDTSMYDLMPGLFVLGAGLGFVMSLSTDISLANIPKENENNASGVLTTTQTLGESMGTAIIGVILILGVMGGLSTAIDMYAPEHSGDAQFFDDAANYLQAAGTDNITQDSTTVKAVDTIIQEAMGFVMIVTAILLAIVFIATLRLQPKKQ